The Paenibacillus sp. FSL H7-0357 nucleotide sequence CTGCACATGTCTTTTTTACCGCCATAATAGCTTACGGCATGAGCAAGACGACGCTGATCGGCCGCAAGCTGTATATGAAAATCGCCCTGATTACCATGCTCTTTTCAGGCGGACTCATTCCAACGTTTATCCTGATGACGAAGCTGGGCCTGTACGACAACTTCTGGGTATTCGTCATTCCCGGCATGTACAGCTTTTTCAATATGGTCATCTTCATGAGCTTTTTCCGCACCATTCCAGACAGTCTCGAGGAATCGGCCAAGGTAGACGGGGCATCAGATTACGGCGTGCTGTTCCGGATTGTACTGCCTAACAGCATGGCTGTAATCGCTACCATCTCACTGTTCTCAGCAGTCTATCACTGGAACGATTATTATCAGGGTGTTATCTATATCCGCTCGCAGGAGATTCTGCCTTTGCAGACCATTTTGTACAAAATCATTGCCGAAAACTCCATGTCCTTCATGCAGCAGCAGGCGATGGCCCAGTTCGGGGCAAGGCTGCCCGGCAACTCCATAAAGTTCGCCTCCATGATGGTGGCTACCCTGCCGATTCTGGTGTTCTATCCCTTCATTCAGCGTTATCTGGTCAAAGGGGTGATGATCGGCGCTATTAAGGGGTGAACCGATTCACTAATCAGTAACTTACAAAAAACCGAAAGGATGATCTTCTTATGAAGCGTAAACCCGTTAAAAGAAGTCTGACTATCATGCTGACCTTGATGCTGTCGCTGGCTCTGGCCGCATGCAGCGGCAATTCCGGCAATAATGAAAGTGCCCCGACCGCGCAGCCGGCAGACTCCACACAAGCGCCGCAGAACGAAGCAACGCTGAATCCCGATGAGCCCGCATGGAAACTGGATACGAGTCCAATCGATTTAACCTGGTTCGTCGGTGCCAACTGGTACGCCCACTCCTGGGGCGAAAGCTTGACCTCCAAGTACATTACAGAGAAAACAGGCGTCAATGTTAAGCTCGAAGTCCCTTCCGGCGAAGCGAACGAGCATATCACCTTAATGATGACCTCCGGCCAGCTGCCGGACCTTATCTCCATGGGATCATGGGAAACCGCTGTCAAAAAACTGTGGGAAGGCGACCATGTCTATGCCTTAAACGAACTGGCAGACCAGTACGATCCTTACTTCTACAAGGTGGCGGGCGACGGGACCCTGAAATGGTACCGGCAGGAAAACGGCAACACCTATGGCATTCCGAACGACTCCTACAGCCCGAACCTGATGCATGAAACGGGTATGACGGCGGCCAACCAGACGTTCCTTGTCCGGAAGGATCTGTATGAAGAAATGGGCAGTCCGGACCTCAGCACCCCGGAGGGCTTTCTGAACGCGCTGCAACTGTTCAAGGATAAATATTCGAAATATAAGGGCCAGCCGATGAGCCCCTTCTTCGCCCAAGGCAATGTGCCATACGGCATGACTGAATATCTGCATAATCTGTTGGCCATACCGCACGAGAAGGACGGAAAAGTATACGACCGCGTAACCGATCCTGAATATATTGCCTGGCTGAAAACATTCCGCACCGCTTACGAGCGCGGGCTGATCAACGTAGACTTCCTGGTGGATTCCGATACGCAGGTGGAGGAGAAAACGAATAACGCGCGCTATTTCATGATGATCCGCGAATGGTCCGGCATGACGGCCGTAAATCCGATGCTGGCTGCCGGCACCAATCCCGATTCGTATTATATCGCTGTGGATGGACCGCAGAACAGCAGCGGCGACAGCGCCAAGCTGTTCCCCGGCAATATGGACGGCTGGATGGTGACAATGATCAGCAAGTCGACGAAAAATCCGGAACGGGCCATCCGCTTCCTGACCTATCTCTCCAGCGAAGAAGGGCAGCACGATCTGTTCCTCGGCAAAGAAGGCGAAACGTGGGAGACGGTGGACGGCAAGCCTCAGCTCAAGGCTGATATGCTGAACCTGATTGAGAGCGATATTGAGACGCTGGAGAAGCAGTATGGCGTGCTCGATACGTACTGGATGATGCGTAACCCGGTTATCGTTAACCAGTGGAGACCGGAAAAAGCACCTGTGATCAAGCAGATGGAGGACTTTGCCAACGCTCAGGCCGATATTGACAGCGGCATTTACAAGGGGCTGGACCCGCTGGGCGATTCCGAGGTTGCAGTAGCCTGGTCACGGATTTCACAGAACTGGGAGGAAGTGCTGCCGGAGCTGATTACAGCCAAGGATGAGGCTGCGTTTGACAAAATCTTCGCAAGCTTCCTTGAGCGCCGTGACAGTTACGGCTTCCAGCAGGTAATGGAGTTCCGCCAGACCGAGCTGGATGTGCGGAAAGCGAAAATGGCCGATTAACAGCACTGCCGGCTGCCTGAGGGCAGCCGGTCTTGCCTGCTTACGCAGGGGTTTCAGCAAGTTCGCTCATTCTCCTGTTTACCTGCCTGAAGGTTTGTAATCCATGGTATATTACAAATGTAGGGAGGTATGGGAATGAAGGCTGTATGGATGAAAATAAGGAAGCTTTACCGCAATTCCCGTATATCACAAAAATTATTTCTGGCTTTCAGCCTGATGATTGCCATTCCTGCCATTGTGGTATCCTTCCTGTTTATCCGGGCCCAGGAAACCCAGCTCTACAAGGACGCCATGGCCACTGGCAGCAGCCACGTCTCGCGCCTGGAGGAACAGCTGCGCAGCCGCATGGATATGCTTGAGAACGCTTCCTCAACAGCTCTGACGCAGAAAGCATTTGTGGACTTCATTCATTCCGATATGCGGACCGACGGTCTGCGGCTCGTCAAGTTCAGGCAAAATCAATACGAGCAAATGCATAATATTATTCAAAGCTACGACATGGTTAGCGAGCTAAGCTTCTATGTTGACAACCCGAATCTGTACGAGATCTGGCCGGAAATCTATCATTATGACCGCTTCTGGCCGCAGGACTATTGGAGGTCGCTGCGTGAAGAGAACGGAGCTGCTTACCGCTTGTTCTCCCTTCAGGACGGAGAGCATACGTTATCCTACTACAGATTGGTGCGCCTTCAGGGACAACAGTACAAGCGGCCTACCATCATGGAAATCCGGACCCGGCACAGCGTCTTTTTCAGCAATCTTTTGGAGGAGGAGACAGGCGGTAATTTCTTCTCTGTTGTCATGGATGGGACCGCTCCTTCACGCCATGTTTATAATACCTCGCATGCTTTTGCCCTGGACGCAGGCGGGCAGCTGGATGAGATCCTTACCCGCGTTCACGGGCAGCTCGACGTACTGCAGCATAACAATCCCGTCGAGGTCCGGGCCGGTGATCAGACCTATTATGCGCTATACCGTTACATCGCACCGCTGGATGCCTATGTCATTGATATCGCTTCCCGCCATGATCTGATGAAGGGGCCGCGAAGCTGGTACCTGCTCGTCGTGGCCATTACATCCTGCGTGCTGCTGATGCTGCTGCTGTTAGTTTCATATATGAC carries:
- a CDS encoding carbohydrate ABC transporter permease; the encoded protein is MKRRSGLRGIGVFEVCNALLMLGVCFLTLYPMWFVLINSLNALEQALLGTVNWFPEQFSLASYSVVFNDKTMMNGFVITTLRTVIGSAAHVFFTAIIAYGMSKTTLIGRKLYMKIALITMLFSGGLIPTFILMTKLGLYDNFWVFVIPGMYSFFNMVIFMSFFRTIPDSLEESAKVDGASDYGVLFRIVLPNSMAVIATISLFSAVYHWNDYYQGVIYIRSQEILPLQTILYKIIAENSMSFMQQQAMAQFGARLPGNSIKFASMMVATLPILVFYPFIQRYLVKGVMIGAIKG
- a CDS encoding extracellular solute-binding protein, which encodes MKRKPVKRSLTIMLTLMLSLALAACSGNSGNNESAPTAQPADSTQAPQNEATLNPDEPAWKLDTSPIDLTWFVGANWYAHSWGESLTSKYITEKTGVNVKLEVPSGEANEHITLMMTSGQLPDLISMGSWETAVKKLWEGDHVYALNELADQYDPYFYKVAGDGTLKWYRQENGNTYGIPNDSYSPNLMHETGMTAANQTFLVRKDLYEEMGSPDLSTPEGFLNALQLFKDKYSKYKGQPMSPFFAQGNVPYGMTEYLHNLLAIPHEKDGKVYDRVTDPEYIAWLKTFRTAYERGLINVDFLVDSDTQVEEKTNNARYFMMIREWSGMTAVNPMLAAGTNPDSYYIAVDGPQNSSGDSAKLFPGNMDGWMVTMISKSTKNPERAIRFLTYLSSEEGQHDLFLGKEGETWETVDGKPQLKADMLNLIESDIETLEKQYGVLDTYWMMRNPVIVNQWRPEKAPVIKQMEDFANAQADIDSGIYKGLDPLGDSEVAVAWSRISQNWEEVLPELITAKDEAAFDKIFASFLERRDSYGFQQVMEFRQTELDVRKAKMAD
- a CDS encoding sensor histidine kinase produces the protein MKAVWMKIRKLYRNSRISQKLFLAFSLMIAIPAIVVSFLFIRAQETQLYKDAMATGSSHVSRLEEQLRSRMDMLENASSTALTQKAFVDFIHSDMRTDGLRLVKFRQNQYEQMHNIIQSYDMVSELSFYVDNPNLYEIWPEIYHYDRFWPQDYWRSLREENGAAYRLFSLQDGEHTLSYYRLVRLQGQQYKRPTIMEIRTRHSVFFSNLLEEETGGNFFSVVMDGTAPSRHVYNTSHAFALDAGGQLDEILTRVHGQLDVLQHNNPVEVRAGDQTYYALYRYIAPLDAYVIDIASRHDLMKGPRSWYLLVVAITSCVLLMLLLLVSYMTRRIFRRLEMVLASMRKVRRGQLDAKIHTGLGDNEPGDEIDYVAVSYNNMLDEIQRLMTQVVDKQLIAKNAQLHSLHSQINSHFLYNALESIRMHAEVERQPAIAGALVSLGSLLRYSMQWRGDTVSLGDELANIQSYIRFINFMEGSSFELRADLPPEVLRYPIPKMCMQPIVENAVHHAAPPGGSVVIEINVTVENNLMLLIEIRDNGTGINSQTLSNLQEALEDESDNPIVASQNGLGLENVHKRLQLHYGKGSGLSIDSIPGAYTCVTIRLPWEQVNLGGW